The DNA segment ACGAAAAGATTTTGTGCATGCATGGCGGACTCTCCCCCGAGCTTTATCATCTGGATCAGATAAGGAACCTGCACCGACCAACTGATGTTCCAGAAGCTGGACTGCTTTGTGATCTTTTATGGTCAGATCCTAGTAGAGATGTTAAAGGGTGGGGAATGAGCGATAGGGGCGTTTCCTATACCTTTGGCCCAGATAAGGTGACAGAATTTCTTCAGAAGCAAGATCTTGATCTCATTTGCCGTGCCCACCAGGTTCAGAAACTGAGTGCTTCCAGTTGTTGCTTttcccttccttttcttttcagaATTTTGTTTCTTAAAATTTTACAGTTTATTTGTACTTAATGTAGGTTGTGGAAGATGGATATGAGTTTTTTGCTAACAGACAGCTAGTGACTATTTTCTCAGCCCCTAATTATTGTGGAGAGTTTGACAATGCTGGTGCTATGATGAGTGTGGATGAGACACTGATGTGCTCTTTCCAGATATTAAAGTCGGCAGAGAAGAAGCCTAAGTTTGGATTTGGAAGCACCGCTTATAAAAATGGAACTCTAACCAAAACAAAGGTAAATCTTTCTTCACTGAATACCTTTTGTTACACTGAAAAAGGTAGGGTGTCATTGGTTTATTGATCCTTGGTTCGTGGACCTGTAAAATATGGGATGGTGGATCGGGGTTTGGTTAACTCATTGGTCTTTATGTAGTTGAAGTATTAGGCCCCTTTTCTGCTACCTAGGTTACATCTTTAGATTAAGAATACCCATAAGGGAGTGTTTTCCAACAAGATGATCTATTTGGATCTTGATAGTCATTTAATTAGTTTTGATGACTGGATCTATTTGAACCAGTAAAAATTCTTTGCATAACCCCTTAAGTTCTTTAATCTTCTTTATGAAGATATATAAAAGGTGGTGGTACTTGGACGTTGAGATTTCAATGTTGAATGTTTAGCCTGCACTCACTTTTTCAGCTCGCGATTTCACTTTTTCTGAACCGTGCTCGCGAAATCATGCACGGTTCAGAAAGTTGCTCTAATGTTCTTAGCAAAGTCACATTTTATCAGCCTTGAAGAGTGTGTTCCTG comes from the Nicotiana tabacum cultivar K326 chromosome 14, ASM71507v2, whole genome shotgun sequence genome and includes:
- the LOC107828780 gene encoding serine/threonine-protein phosphatase PP1 isoform X2; protein product: MHSFKISWDIHGQYSDLLRLFEYGGLPPRSNYLFLGDYVDRGKQSLETICLMLAYKIKYRENFFLLRGNHECASVNRIYGFYDECKRRFNVRLWKIFTDCFNCMPVAALIDEKILCMHGGLSPELYHLDQIRNLHRPTDVPEAGLLCDLLWSDPSRDVKGWGMSDRGVSYTFGPDKVTEFLQKQDLDLICRAHQVVEDGYEFFANRQLVTIFSAPNYCGEFDNAGAMMSVDETLMCSFQILKSAEKKPKFGFGSTAYKNGTLTKTKSFLGKIG